The following coding sequences are from one Lytechinus pictus isolate F3 Inbred unplaced genomic scaffold, Lp3.0 scaffold_27, whole genome shotgun sequence window:
- the LOC129268470 gene encoding uncharacterized protein LOC129268470 isoform X1, translating into MLKSGLCIHKQLYKKECDSYYSKLFEAKSSYFKGEIAGSDSKQLFQIVKKLSSPLQSTTFPDHDSDEDLANRFGEFFENKVASIISSFNVPFSDDLLLPSQTGISHDSNLSEFDLVSEMQVKRVIKSLPSKSCSLDPLPTWLVKACLDELLPVITLIMNLSLSSGVVPESFKTACVLPLLKKPSLETKDFKNNRPIANLPFLSKVLERIVAAQLRTHLDEKGLFPPNQSAYRHFHFTETALIKVQNDLLLAVDKGQETVLILLDYSAAFDTLDHGVLLQRLEHDYGFSGTVLLWLESYLARRSHKVVVLYSLHWLQGVTNRNILRLGIHSLASPLWEVNSIQQSTVSLCRFLHALRGILRVSLAVCVLTIPTHLYQDESKVRKIERLCDTVIRLESFAGSDKETNPVYKEYHGLFHIRRLPRLNSLSSYLPDSLDLAFKLRRKKLTIEKLHLPPDLSETVSRSQEDSAKKAARSASALAFSCSSSLTERKLDF; encoded by the exons ATGCTGAAATCTGGACTTTGTATTCATAAACAGCTTTACAAGAAGGAATGTGACTCTTACTACAGTAAACTCTTTGAGGCTAAGTCAAGTTACTTCAAAGGTGAGATCGCAGGATCAGATTCAAAGCAGCTGTTCCAGATCGTGAAGAAATTGTCTTCACCTCTGCAGTCCACCACATTTCCTGATCATGACTCTGATGAGGACCTTGCCAACAGATTTGGGGAGTTCTTCGAGAATAAGGTCGCGTCTATCATTTCTTCATTCAACGTCCCCTTTTCTGATGATCTATTACTGCCTTCTCAGACTGGGATTTCACATGACTCCAACCTCTCAGAATTTGACCTTGTTTCTGAAATGCAGGTTAAGCGTGTCATCAAGTCACTTCCTTCGAAATCTTGTAGCTTGGATCCCCTCCCAACTTGGCTAGTGAAGGCATGCCTCGACGAACTCCTGCCTGTTATAACTCTCATCATGAACCTTTCCTTATCATCTGGTGTTGTTCCTGAGTCTTTTAAAACAGCCTGTGTTTTgccacttttgaaaaaacccAGCCTGGAAACTAAGGATTTCAAGAACAACAGACCTATTGCTAATTTGCCATTTCTTAGTAAAGTTCTTGAAAGAATTGTTGCTGCTCAGCTCAGAACTCACCTTGATGAAAAGGGGCTGTTTCCACCAAATCAGTCAGCTTATcgccattttcattttactgaAACGGCCCTGATAAAGGTTCAGAATGATCTTCTGCTTGCTGTGGATAAAGGACAAGAGACTGTTCTCATCCTTTTGGATTACTCAGCTGCGTTTGACACGCTGGACCATGGTGTTCTTCTTCAACGTTTGGAACATGATTACGGCTTCAGCGGAACTGTTCTTCTTTGGTTGGAATCCTACCTTGCCAGACGAAGCCATAAGGTTGTCGTTCTCTACTCCCTCCATTGGCTTCAG GGTGTGACGAATCGCAACATTCTTAGACTAGGGATTCACTCATTAGCTTCGCCCCTTTGGGAAGTCAACTCTATTCAGCAATCTACTGTGTCCTTGTGTAGGTTTCTCCATGCACTCCGAGGGATATTAAGAGTCTCATTGGCTGTATGTGTACTCACTATACCTACACACTTATATCAG GATGAAAGTAAAGTTAGAAAAATAGAGAGACTCTGTGATACTGTTATCAGACTTGAATCATTTGCAGGGTCTGATAAAGAGACTAATCCAGTTTATAAAGAATACCATG GTTTATTTCATATCCGTAGACTTCCAAGACTCAATTCACTATCTAGTTACCTTCCTGATTCTCTGGATCTGGCATTCAAGTTACGTAGGAAGAAGCTTACTATCGAG aagCTTCATCTTCCCCCAGACCTCTCAGAGACTGTAAGTCGATCTCAAGAAGATTCTGCTAAGAAAGCCGCTAGGAGTGCCTCAGCTTTAGCATTCAGCTGTTCATCATCACTAACAGAAAGAAAACTTGATTTCTGA
- the LOC129268470 gene encoding uncharacterized protein LOC129268470 isoform X2, giving the protein MLKSGLCIHKQLYKKECDSYYSKLFEAKSSYFKGEIAGSDSKQLFQIVKKLSSPLQSTTFPDHDSDEDLANRFGEFFENKVASIISSFNVPFSDDLLLPSQTGISHDSNLSEFDLVSEMQVKRVIKSLPSKSCSLDPLPTWLVKACLDELLPVITLIMNLSLSSGVVPESFKTACVLPLLKKPSLETKDFKNNRPIANLPFLSKVLERIVAAQLRTHLDEKGLFPPNQSAYRHFHFTETALIKVQNDLLLAVDKGQETVLILLDYSAAFDTLDHGVLLQRLEHDYGFSGTVLLWLESYLARRSHKVVVLYSLHWLQGVTNRNILRLGIHSLASPLWEVNSIQQSTVSLCRFLHALRGILRVSLAVCVLTIPTHLYQDESKVRKIERLCDTVIRLESFAGSDKETNPVYKEYHEASSSPRPLRDCKSISRRFC; this is encoded by the exons ATGCTGAAATCTGGACTTTGTATTCATAAACAGCTTTACAAGAAGGAATGTGACTCTTACTACAGTAAACTCTTTGAGGCTAAGTCAAGTTACTTCAAAGGTGAGATCGCAGGATCAGATTCAAAGCAGCTGTTCCAGATCGTGAAGAAATTGTCTTCACCTCTGCAGTCCACCACATTTCCTGATCATGACTCTGATGAGGACCTTGCCAACAGATTTGGGGAGTTCTTCGAGAATAAGGTCGCGTCTATCATTTCTTCATTCAACGTCCCCTTTTCTGATGATCTATTACTGCCTTCTCAGACTGGGATTTCACATGACTCCAACCTCTCAGAATTTGACCTTGTTTCTGAAATGCAGGTTAAGCGTGTCATCAAGTCACTTCCTTCGAAATCTTGTAGCTTGGATCCCCTCCCAACTTGGCTAGTGAAGGCATGCCTCGACGAACTCCTGCCTGTTATAACTCTCATCATGAACCTTTCCTTATCATCTGGTGTTGTTCCTGAGTCTTTTAAAACAGCCTGTGTTTTgccacttttgaaaaaacccAGCCTGGAAACTAAGGATTTCAAGAACAACAGACCTATTGCTAATTTGCCATTTCTTAGTAAAGTTCTTGAAAGAATTGTTGCTGCTCAGCTCAGAACTCACCTTGATGAAAAGGGGCTGTTTCCACCAAATCAGTCAGCTTATcgccattttcattttactgaAACGGCCCTGATAAAGGTTCAGAATGATCTTCTGCTTGCTGTGGATAAAGGACAAGAGACTGTTCTCATCCTTTTGGATTACTCAGCTGCGTTTGACACGCTGGACCATGGTGTTCTTCTTCAACGTTTGGAACATGATTACGGCTTCAGCGGAACTGTTCTTCTTTGGTTGGAATCCTACCTTGCCAGACGAAGCCATAAGGTTGTCGTTCTCTACTCCCTCCATTGGCTTCAG GGTGTGACGAATCGCAACATTCTTAGACTAGGGATTCACTCATTAGCTTCGCCCCTTTGGGAAGTCAACTCTATTCAGCAATCTACTGTGTCCTTGTGTAGGTTTCTCCATGCACTCCGAGGGATATTAAGAGTCTCATTGGCTGTATGTGTACTCACTATACCTACACACTTATATCAG GATGAAAGTAAAGTTAGAAAAATAGAGAGACTCTGTGATACTGTTATCAGACTTGAATCATTTGCAGGGTCTGATAAAGAGACTAATCCAGTTTATAAAGAATACCATG aagCTTCATCTTCCCCCAGACCTCTCAGAGACTGTAAGTCGATCTCAAGAAGATTCTGCTAA